The following proteins come from a genomic window of Aquimarina sp. MAR_2010_214:
- a CDS encoding DUF6620 family protein, translating to MSTVNELHQDVSGKQKDEYRGYLTILGRMDWHNYDYTTWPCADLSFQDLEDDEDYDVWPFKPNLNEPHWVDLNNQFKSGIRRYGYVNKLEMPEQVRELSHDDATNILNDIKNLKNSDLSEFNDQIHEYGFSDEDHFLWGISLLDSAEEKAYDDADNFLKEQKAKLDAQMDTHIEAAEAGGLLDPINGIDMETWAAANAKIAGGMDLEEVLKIVGTEKPIWDEVSAEWTARMSQDTTFAISKVYGDAFMNSNIGKFADAGTNQESETGSPAGNNDIYEDFELYIKVMCHQNMGAAQGKDAASILQEYGLTVTDWSSVGMHWTPKMATDTRMALKMGELMEKYNAEFASEKAGDDIDF from the coding sequence ATGAGTACAGTTAATGAATTACATCAAGACGTTTCAGGAAAGCAAAAAGACGAATATAGAGGGTACCTAACGATCCTAGGTCGTATGGATTGGCATAATTATGATTACACAACATGGCCATGTGCAGATCTTTCTTTTCAGGATCTTGAAGATGATGAAGATTATGATGTTTGGCCATTTAAACCAAACTTAAATGAACCACATTGGGTGGATCTTAATAACCAATTTAAGTCCGGTATCAGAAGATATGGGTATGTAAATAAACTCGAAATGCCAGAGCAGGTTCGTGAGCTTTCTCATGATGATGCTACCAATATTCTTAATGATATCAAAAACCTTAAAAATAGTGACCTTTCAGAATTTAATGATCAGATTCATGAATATGGATTCTCTGATGAAGATCATTTTTTATGGGGAATATCGTTACTAGATTCTGCTGAAGAAAAAGCATACGACGATGCTGACAACTTTTTAAAAGAGCAAAAAGCCAAGCTAGATGCTCAAATGGATACTCATATAGAAGCAGCAGAAGCTGGTGGATTATTAGATCCTATAAATGGTATTGATATGGAAACCTGGGCTGCTGCCAATGCAAAAATAGCTGGTGGTATGGATTTAGAAGAAGTACTTAAAATTGTAGGAACAGAAAAACCAATCTGGGATGAAGTATCTGCAGAATGGACTGCAAGAATGTCTCAGGATACAACTTTTGCGATTTCTAAGGTATATGGTGATGCTTTTATGAATTCGAACATTGGCAAATTTGCAGATGCAGGAACCAATCAAGAATCTGAAACTGGTTCTCCTGCCGGAAACAATGATATTTATGAAGATTTCGAACTTTATATTAAAGTTATGTGTCATCAAAATATGGGAGCGGCACAAGGAAAAGATGCTGCTTCAATCTTACAAGAATATGGACTTACAGTTACCGATTGGAGTTCTGTAGGTATGCATTGGACTCCCAAAATGGCTACAGATACTCGCATGGCATTAAAAATGGGAGAATTAATGGAAAAATATAATGCCGAATTTGCTTCAGAAAAAGCAGGAGACGACATCGATTTTTAA
- a CDS encoding SPFH domain-containing protein, producing MSNSFRSQLRSVIEWQNPKPETLFEKWTENGDEIKNASKLIVGPGQGCLFVYEGKVEGVFEEEGLYDLKTGNIPFWTTIKSIMYTFESSHKVGIFFYRKAEMQNIRWGTPSPITYKDPVYNFPVGLGSFGNFSFKITKPVDFFINVIAGDDYYPVKAIQKVILSRITQPISDFLANASFSYVEIDKHRNEIAAFSQNSSAQIFNELGFELLDFRIEGTSFDEETKTRIGRITDMSAEAQAMKELGVSYQDYQQLEALKNMAKNEGGGNIGMQMGAGLGMGQMLGNMMNNQGQQSTPQQNTPPQPESQPQNDDPVQKLEKLKKIFDAGLIDEQEYKLKKQEILSQF from the coding sequence ATGTCAAACTCATTTAGAAGTCAATTACGTTCGGTAATCGAATGGCAAAACCCAAAACCCGAAACTCTTTTTGAAAAATGGACAGAAAACGGGGACGAAATTAAAAATGCTTCAAAATTGATCGTAGGGCCCGGACAAGGATGTCTTTTTGTATACGAGGGCAAAGTAGAAGGCGTTTTTGAAGAAGAAGGGCTTTACGATCTTAAAACGGGTAATATTCCTTTTTGGACGACCATCAAAAGTATCATGTATACCTTTGAGTCTTCCCATAAAGTAGGTATCTTTTTCTATAGAAAAGCAGAAATGCAAAATATACGGTGGGGAACCCCTTCTCCTATTACCTATAAAGATCCCGTTTATAACTTCCCTGTGGGATTAGGTTCTTTTGGTAATTTTTCTTTCAAAATTACTAAACCAGTTGATTTTTTCATCAACGTTATTGCAGGTGACGACTACTATCCTGTAAAAGCGATACAAAAAGTTATTCTATCCAGAATTACCCAACCTATCAGTGATTTTCTTGCCAACGCTTCATTTAGCTATGTAGAAATTGATAAACATCGTAATGAAATTGCAGCATTCTCTCAGAATTCGAGTGCGCAAATCTTTAATGAGCTAGGTTTTGAACTACTTGACTTTAGAATAGAAGGAACCAGTTTTGATGAAGAAACTAAAACAAGAATTGGTCGAATCACAGATATGAGTGCCGAAGCCCAGGCAATGAAAGAACTTGGGGTAAGCTACCAGGATTATCAACAACTCGAAGCATTAAAAAATATGGCAAAAAACGAAGGTGGTGGTAATATCGGTATGCAAATGGGAGCTGGACTAGGAATGGGTCAAATGCTAGGAAATATGATGAACAATCAAGGTCAACAATCTACACCTCAACAGAATACTCCTCCTCAACCTGAATCTCAACCTCAAAACGACGACCCAGTACAAAAATTAGAAAAACTTAAGAAAATATTTGATGCTGGCCTAATCGACGAACAGGAATACAAACTGAAGAAACAGGAAATATTATCTCAATTCTAA
- a CDS encoding Lipl32 family lipoprotein has product MKTKILALVLVIALGSSFNTQAQKLKKFGGLTEKKIGPKTIKVPYTDIVSYMGYASPGNEDEVKDGKKFYYIYVWVPAVAPELGVRMMSPVGKTKIKKAIKSAAYTENAKSTDYFDTYITLERSDIVSKDNINEGAVKSANWVTLERNDDSGEMPKQPSGSSYNSLLRYKSEASDPLKALTVGLYRIGFTTYKTGEVKGTFLAEVAAPIKLPGVVMAKTIEDLKKGL; this is encoded by the coding sequence ATGAAAACAAAAATTTTAGCCTTAGTCTTAGTCATTGCTCTTGGAAGCAGTTTCAACACTCAAGCACAAAAACTAAAGAAATTTGGCGGTTTAACCGAAAAAAAGATTGGACCTAAAACTATAAAAGTGCCTTATACAGATATTGTATCTTATATGGGATATGCCTCTCCTGGTAACGAAGATGAAGTAAAAGACGGTAAGAAATTCTATTACATTTATGTATGGGTTCCTGCTGTTGCTCCAGAACTAGGTGTGAGAATGATGTCACCTGTAGGAAAAACTAAAATCAAAAAAGCAATAAAATCAGCAGCATATACAGAAAATGCAAAGTCAACTGATTATTTTGACACCTATATTACTTTAGAACGTTCAGATATCGTTAGTAAAGATAATATTAACGAGGGTGCAGTAAAAAGTGCTAACTGGGTTACCTTAGAGCGTAACGATGACAGCGGTGAGATGCCAAAGCAACCAAGTGGAAGCAGTTATAACTCTCTATTAAGATATAAAAGTGAAGCAAGTGATCCTCTTAAAGCACTAACTGTTGGATTGTATCGTATCGGTTTTACTACATACAAAACTGGTGAGGTAAAAGGTACTTTTCTAGCAGAAGTTGCGGCTCCTATCAAATTACCAGGAGTAGTAATGGCAAAAACTATCGAAGACTTAAAAAAGGGGCTATAA
- a CDS encoding SIMPL domain-containing protein (The SIMPL domain is named for its presence in mouse protein SIMPL (signalling molecule that associates with mouse pelle-like kinase). Bacterial member BP26, from Brucella, was shown to assemble into a channel-like structure, while YggE from E. coli has been associated with resistance to oxidative stress.), whose translation MKKIVFIILLTVTSVISQENTKTITIIGEANKQIEVNTYSLTISLKQIVADGYQQLEPKSLSQVKQLYSDKLKSIGVDFSKFQKNVLYQLYSSYSQVSEISHYNYVTTSEEEMVEIIKQKMNGLTIIQVEAKAKEKNNTELAALTHTAIEDAKVKAKKTADLLNKKLGHIIKIENPNSRTQYINMYKPDEIQKHLVTVTFTIE comes from the coding sequence ATGAAAAAAATCGTTTTTATAATACTCCTAACAGTTACATCTGTTATATCGCAAGAAAATACTAAAACTATAACGATAATAGGAGAAGCCAATAAGCAAATAGAAGTTAATACCTATTCTCTTACCATTTCGCTAAAGCAAATTGTTGCAGATGGATATCAACAACTCGAACCCAAAAGCTTATCACAGGTTAAACAATTATACAGTGATAAGTTAAAATCCATAGGAGTTGATTTTAGTAAGTTTCAAAAGAATGTCCTCTATCAGCTGTATTCTTCTTACTCACAAGTAAGTGAAATTTCGCATTACAATTATGTAACAACTTCTGAAGAAGAGATGGTAGAAATCATTAAACAGAAGATGAATGGTTTAACAATCATACAGGTCGAAGCAAAAGCCAAAGAAAAAAATAATACAGAATTGGCTGCTTTAACACACACTGCAATTGAAGACGCTAAAGTGAAAGCTAAAAAAACTGCAGATCTTCTCAATAAAAAATTAGGGCATATTATAAAAATTGAAAACCCTAATTCTAGAACGCAATACATAAATATGTATAAACCAGATGAAATACAAAAACATCTTGTAACCGTAACCTTTACAATTGAATAA
- a CDS encoding zinc-ribbon domain-containing protein, whose protein sequence is MIIFGTGSSTIQPKKLEGGNCPYCNTENNMWIQGYKKYVHVFWIPFFPIGKKVYSVCGHCKGAFEKNEIQSQELIQSFEYSKNNDIKTPWYHFIGLAILLTGISLLTILSYLR, encoded by the coding sequence ATGATCATATTTGGAACAGGTTCTTCAACTATTCAACCTAAAAAATTAGAAGGAGGGAATTGCCCGTATTGTAATACAGAAAATAATATGTGGATACAGGGATATAAAAAATATGTTCATGTGTTTTGGATACCATTCTTTCCCATCGGAAAAAAAGTATACTCAGTTTGCGGTCATTGTAAAGGAGCATTTGAAAAAAATGAGATACAAAGTCAGGAATTGATACAGAGTTTTGAATATTCAAAAAATAATGATATCAAAACTCCATGGTATCACTTCATAGGGTTAGCCATTTTATTAACAGGTATTTCTTTACTTACCATTCTATCTTATTTAAGGTAA
- a CDS encoding gliding motility-associated C-terminal domain-containing protein, which yields MRNIKRNNKTLSYIVLCTIYYFINSNSFAQQLYPASFDTTTLNGINGFRIPGIDPESQFGAETTFIGDINSDGFEDIGIGVNNADIDGLDLAGAAYIIFGTNVGFPATFDITTLDGTNGFVVKGIVGSTRMGSSVEGVGDINGDSIDDLIIRASGIALVIYGKPIGDPFDAESNINDINGINGFRIEMRGSEIRALGDVNGDGRNDFVIGHPSFFSVSAGIVFGRSENFPLSIDLSWLDGINGFRTSSFSSSRAGFKVGGAGDINQDGYNDIIIGEWSSGGTLATGGQRTRLLYGRASFDPLEDLNTLDGTNGFAIDNSGGGFLVFTGTLGDINSDGVDDFFSEQSAIFGKERTEPRFPSYIPLSSIEDNTLGFRIPGFLTSASVGDVNKDGINDFIACYGGRGLDHDAYVIFGSTTGFPDPIDESTLDGTNGFVIPGLRTSNIGRPVSGDGDVNGDGIADFIVGSPNEIPEGSTERTGEAYVIFGGDHYAIPLNTGYPQAIDETISGFTLVVNGPETGTIHYVVYPGNFSGTPDHDNILNGTGATTNGNFLMNIANTDVEETISSLAAGTTYDVYLFLEDGVGNQGEIYHIDNVRTLSPTPTVTLSVSSNTGTEAAGTVITVTATSSAAVVGAQTIDLATTGTGITSSDFILSNATIAITDGMTTGTVTFTIVDDALVEGTETATLTISNPSTGITLGTTTAQDVVITDNDSAPIPTVSLSVSSNTGTEAAGTVITVTATSSAAVVGAQTIDLAATGVGITASDFTLSNSTITIPDGMTAGTVTFTVVDDTVVEGTETATLTISNPSTGITLGTTTTQDIVITDNDSAPIPTVSLSVSSNTGTEAAGTVITVTATSSAAVVGAQTIDLATTGVGITASDFTLSNATITIPDGMTTGTVSFTVLDDALVEGTETATLTISNLSTGIALGTTTTQDVVITDNDSASIPTVNLSVSSNAGTESAGTVITVTATSSSAVVGAQTIDLATTGTGITASDFTLSNTTITIPDGMTTGTVTFTVLDDALVEGTETATLTISNPSTGIVLGTTTTQDVVITDNDSAPIPTVNLSVSTDTGTEAAGTVITVTATSSIAVVGAQTIDIAATGVGITASDFALSNTTITIPDGMTTSTVTFTIVDDALVEGTETATLTISNPSTGITLGTTTAQDVVIEDNDDLVICTIKAGEDQEITQGQEIQLNAIASDNGTYVWTPSTGLTNANIANPVASPNQTTTYTVLFTSDQGCIEEDTVTIYVEAQPEDQTRYGFSPDGDGINEYWEIYNIENYPDNKVLIYNRWGDIVFEVEGYNNTSRVFRGIANRKRSLGGDKLPEGTYFFNIKIEGSHNLKKQTGFLVLKR from the coding sequence ATGAGAAATATAAAAAGGAATAATAAGACTTTATCATATATAGTACTGTGTACAATCTATTACTTTATAAATAGCAATAGTTTTGCCCAGCAGTTATACCCGGCAAGTTTTGATACTACTACTCTTAATGGTATTAACGGGTTTAGAATACCGGGGATTGATCCAGAATCTCAGTTTGGGGCTGAAACTACTTTCATTGGAGATATTAATAGTGATGGCTTCGAGGACATTGGCATTGGAGTGAATAATGCAGATATTGATGGATTAGATCTAGCTGGTGCTGCATATATTATTTTTGGGACAAATGTTGGTTTTCCTGCTACATTTGATATTACTACTCTTGACGGGACTAATGGATTTGTTGTTAAAGGAATAGTTGGCAGTACTCGAATGGGGAGTTCTGTTGAAGGAGTAGGAGATATTAATGGGGATTCAATTGATGATTTGATTATTCGCGCTTCAGGAATCGCTTTAGTAATATATGGAAAACCTATTGGAGACCCATTTGATGCTGAATCAAATATTAATGATATTAATGGAATAAATGGTTTTAGAATTGAAATGCGAGGAAGTGAAATTAGAGCTCTTGGAGATGTGAATGGTGATGGTAGAAATGATTTTGTTATAGGACACCCAAGTTTTTTTTCAGTCAGTGCTGGAATTGTATTTGGAAGATCAGAAAATTTCCCTTTAAGTATTGATCTTTCATGGTTAGATGGAATAAATGGTTTTAGAACCAGTTCATTTAGTAGCTCAAGAGCTGGCTTTAAAGTTGGAGGAGCAGGAGATATTAATCAAGATGGCTATAATGACATCATAATAGGAGAATGGTCTAGTGGAGGAACTCTGGCAACAGGAGGACAAAGGACACGTTTACTTTATGGAAGAGCATCTTTTGACCCATTAGAGGATTTGAATACTCTGGATGGAACAAATGGTTTTGCTATTGATAACTCGGGAGGTGGTTTTCTGGTATTTACAGGAACTTTGGGTGATATTAATAGTGATGGAGTTGATGATTTTTTCTCAGAACAAAGTGCAATTTTTGGGAAAGAACGAACTGAACCACGTTTTCCTTCTTATATACCATTAAGTAGTATTGAAGATAATACTCTTGGGTTTAGAATTCCTGGATTTTTGACTTCAGCTTCAGTAGGGGATGTAAATAAGGATGGAATTAATGACTTTATAGCTTGTTATGGGGGAAGAGGATTAGACCATGATGCCTATGTCATATTTGGAAGTACTACAGGATTTCCTGACCCTATAGATGAAAGTACTCTTGACGGGACTAATGGATTTGTTATTCCTGGCCTTAGAACATCTAATATTGGAAGGCCTGTAAGTGGTGATGGTGATGTTAATGGGGATGGGATTGCTGACTTTATCGTTGGGAGCCCCAATGAAATACCGGAAGGAAGTACAGAACGAACTGGAGAAGCATATGTGATTTTTGGTGGAGATCATTATGCAATACCATTAAATACTGGATACCCTCAAGCAATTGATGAAACTATATCTGGATTTACACTGGTTGTTAATGGACCAGAAACAGGAACGATACATTATGTTGTTTATCCAGGTAATTTTTCTGGAACTCCAGATCATGATAATATTCTAAATGGAACCGGAGCGACTACAAATGGAAATTTTCTAATGAATATTGCCAATACAGATGTCGAAGAAACAATTTCTTCACTAGCAGCTGGTACTACATATGATGTATATCTATTCTTAGAAGATGGTGTGGGAAATCAAGGGGAAATTTATCATATAGATAATGTAAGAACACTTAGCCCTACCCCTACAGTAACCCTTTCAGTTTCGTCAAATACAGGTACAGAAGCAGCTGGTACAGTAATAACGGTAACGGCTACTTCTTCGGCAGCTGTAGTAGGTGCTCAAACTATTGATCTTGCTACCACAGGAACCGGAATTACATCTTCAGATTTCATTTTAAGTAATGCGACTATTGCTATTACTGATGGGATGACCACAGGTACAGTAACTTTTACTATTGTTGATGATGCTCTTGTAGAAGGTACAGAAACAGCTACACTAACGATTAGTAATCCATCTACAGGTATTACCCTTGGAACGACTACAGCGCAAGATGTTGTTATTACGGATAATGATTCAGCACCTATCCCTACAGTGAGTCTTTCAGTTTCGTCAAATACAGGTACAGAAGCAGCAGGGACAGTAATAACAGTTACAGCTACTTCTTCGGCAGCTGTAGTAGGCGCTCAAACTATTGATCTTGCTGCCACAGGAGTAGGAATTACGGCTTCAGATTTTACCTTAAGTAATAGTACCATTACTATTCCTGATGGTATGACCGCAGGTACAGTGACTTTTACTGTTGTTGATGATACTGTTGTAGAAGGTACAGAAACGGCAACATTAACGATTAGCAATCCGTCTACAGGTATTACCTTAGGAACAACTACAACGCAAGATATTGTTATTACGGATAATGATTCAGCACCTATCCCTACAGTGAGTCTTTCAGTTTCGTCAAATACAGGTACAGAAGCAGCAGGGACAGTAATAACAGTTACAGCTACTTCTTCGGCAGCTGTAGTAGGTGCTCAAACTATTGATCTTGCTACCACAGGAGTAGGAATTACAGCTTCAGATTTCACCTTAAGTAATGCGACTATTACTATTCCTGATGGGATGACCACAGGTACAGTATCTTTTACGGTTCTAGATGATGCTCTTGTAGAAGGGACAGAGACGGCTACACTAACGATTAGTAATCTATCTACAGGTATTGCTCTAGGTACGACTACAACGCAAGATGTTGTTATTACAGATAATGATTCAGCATCTATCCCTACAGTTAACCTTTCAGTTTCATCAAATGCAGGTACAGAATCTGCTGGTACAGTAATAACGGTAACGGCTACTTCTTCTTCAGCTGTAGTAGGTGCTCAAACTATTGATCTTGCTACCACAGGAACCGGAATTACCGCTTCAGATTTCACCTTAAGTAATACGACTATTACTATTCCTGATGGGATGACCACAGGTACAGTAACTTTTACGGTTCTAGATGATGCTCTTGTAGAAGGTACAGAAACAGCTACACTAACGATTAGTAATCCATCTACAGGTATTGTTCTAGGAACGACTACAACGCAAGATGTTGTTATTACAGATAATGATTCAGCACCTATCCCTACAGTCAATCTTTCTGTTTCAACAGATACAGGTACAGAAGCAGCAGGGACAGTAATAACAGTTACAGCTACTTCTTCGATAGCCGTTGTAGGCGCTCAGACTATTGATATTGCTGCCACAGGAGTAGGAATTACGGCTTCAGATTTTGCCTTAAGTAATACGACTATTACTATTCCTGATGGGATGACTACAAGTACAGTAACTTTTACTATTGTTGATGATGCTCTTGTAGAAGGTACAGAAACAGCTACACTAACGATTAGTAATCCATCTACAGGTATTACCCTTGGAACGACTACAGCGCAAGATGTTGTTATAGAAGATAATGACGACCTTGTAATATGTACTATAAAAGCAGGGGAAGATCAAGAAATTACACAAGGGCAGGAAATACAGTTAAATGCAATCGCTTCTGATAATGGAACATATGTTTGGACACCTTCAACTGGTCTTACCAATGCTAATATTGCTAATCCTGTAGCAAGTCCAAATCAAACGACAACCTATACGGTTCTTTTTACAAGTGATCAGGGATGTATTGAAGAAGATACGGTTACAATTTATGTAGAAGCACAACCAGAAGATCAAACACGATATGGTTTTTCACCAGATGGTGATGGAATCAATGAATATTGGGAGATTTATAATATTGAAAATTACCCTGACAATAAAGTATTGATATATAATCGATGGGGAGATATAGTTTTTGAAGTTGAAGGATATAATAATACGTCAAGGGTTTTTAGAGGAATTGCTAATCGAAAGAGAAGTTTGGGAGGAGATAAATTACCCGAGGGGACATATTTCTTCAATATAAAAATAGAAGGTTCTCATAACTTAAAAAAGCAAACCGGTTTCCTTGTTTTAAAGCGTTAA
- a CDS encoding type IX secretion system membrane protein PorP/SprF: protein MKKVYIILIVAILSKGFLCPIFGQQTPVFANYNYNTVVINPAHAGFYPDSDITITNRGYLNQVDGSPRNFGLTLNSPLRSNNMGLGAGVLSDQVGVTTTTNVFGAYSYKLIFDHNYNRSRWWSYNPNVLSFGITAGVIFYNEDLLSLGIPNDPNFESNINTIVPTLGAGVLYNREHIYFGVSAPNLLGNSLSSEDNINLENPYYAYTGYRFFATRFEEVLITPSVLVKYVSGAPIQVDINATVNYKNKIEIGAGYRTSSSMNFLAGFYISNRLRLLYNYNQALRDTPVNNTHGIILSYRLGEGFGNKG from the coding sequence ATGAAAAAAGTATATATAATATTGATAGTTGCAATACTATCTAAAGGATTTTTGTGCCCAATATTTGGCCAGCAAACTCCGGTTTTTGCAAATTATAATTACAATACAGTGGTTATTAATCCAGCTCATGCCGGTTTTTATCCTGATTCTGATATCACTATTACAAATAGAGGATATTTGAATCAAGTAGATGGCAGTCCACGAAATTTTGGATTAACGCTCAATTCACCATTACGTTCTAATAATATGGGGCTAGGTGCAGGAGTTTTAAGTGATCAAGTTGGAGTGACTACAACCACTAATGTATTTGGAGCTTATTCGTATAAATTGATTTTTGATCATAATTACAACCGATCGAGATGGTGGTCTTACAATCCTAATGTTTTGTCTTTTGGTATTACCGCTGGAGTGATTTTTTATAATGAAGATTTGCTATCGCTGGGAATTCCTAATGATCCAAATTTTGAAAGTAATATAAATACTATTGTTCCTACTTTGGGAGCTGGTGTTTTATATAATCGAGAGCATATTTACTTTGGTGTTTCTGCACCTAATTTATTAGGGAATTCTTTGTCTTCTGAGGATAATATTAATTTAGAGAATCCATATTATGCATATACAGGGTATCGTTTTTTTGCTACACGTTTTGAAGAAGTATTAATAACTCCCAGTGTTTTGGTTAAATATGTCTCTGGAGCACCAATTCAGGTAGATATTAATGCTACTGTGAACTACAAAAATAAAATAGAAATTGGTGCTGGTTATCGAACAAGCTCTTCGATGAATTTTCTTGCAGGGTTTTATATTTCTAATCGATTACGATTGTTATACAATTACAATCAGGCATTACGAGATACACCGGTTAATAATACACACGGAATTATTTTGAGTTATCGTTTGGGTGAGGGGTTTGGGAATAAAGGGTAA
- a CDS encoding response regulator transcription factor, translated as MKYNLIIADDHKMFLDGLLSILNSEKEYNILLTAKDGKHIAKYLEINPDEKIDLIITDISMPELDGISLNKIIKERKKPTRTLVVSMHNDADMIDNLIEHDVDGYVPKNAEKEELLKAIKTILKGEKYFSKEIKDIYLENKFSKKKQEEIKLTQREIDVITLIAQEFTTQEIADQLFLSKHTIESYRKNLIAKLNVRNLAGLTKYALKMKYIKP; from the coding sequence ATGAAATATAATTTAATAATTGCAGATGACCATAAAATGTTCTTGGATGGTTTACTAAGCATTCTTAACTCAGAAAAAGAATACAATATTTTATTAACTGCCAAAGATGGTAAACATATTGCAAAATACCTGGAAATTAATCCTGATGAAAAAATAGACCTTATTATCACCGATATTTCTATGCCTGAATTAGATGGTATTTCTCTCAATAAAATTATAAAGGAAAGAAAAAAACCTACTAGAACATTGGTAGTTAGTATGCATAACGATGCAGACATGATTGATAACCTTATTGAACATGATGTAGATGGTTATGTGCCAAAAAATGCTGAAAAAGAAGAGCTGCTAAAAGCTATAAAAACCATACTTAAAGGAGAAAAGTATTTTTCAAAGGAAATAAAAGATATTTATCTGGAAAACAAATTCTCTAAGAAAAAGCAAGAAGAAATTAAATTAACACAAAGAGAAATTGATGTTATTACTTTAATAGCACAAGAATTTACTACTCAAGAAATTGCAGATCAATTATTTTTGAGTAAACATACCATCGAAAGTTATAGAAAAAATCTTATTGCTAAACTTAATGTTAGAAATCTGGCAGGATTAACCAAGTATGCTTTAAAAATGAAGTATATAAAACCTTAA